GTGGTACCACTCGGCAGCTGCTTGTTCTTCATGAGCAGCCCCAAAAGGTTGTGCATACGAGGATGGTTGATGTCCCAGGTGTTATCATGCTGGCGATTGTTTGGGAACTGCAAAAAATCCAAATCAGGCGATGAAGTCGTAAAGGTAGGGTAATTGTCAAAATAATTTCCCATCCCACGATAATCACCATGATGGGAGCCGCGGCCAAAGTTCGGGCGACGATACGAATGCGATACGTGATTGCTCGCTGATGTTTCTAAGCTCCCTGGGCGAGAATTATTCGGCCGAGGGTGGGGCCTCTTGGAGGGCCGCTTCTTGTTCGGCTTGCTGTCGACGAAAGGGCTTTTGGAAACGAATGAGTTTACTCTCGGTGGCGTGAGATAGTCGCTGAGTTTGACGTTGTCAGAGCTGGGCTTGCTTGCCGATGAATGAGAATCCCCGGAGAATTGATTAGGGAGTTTGAAATCTGCCTTGAAGAGTTCTTCGATTGCAGCTACAGACAGGCCGGGTCTCTTGAGACGCCCGGGATCGGCAGTATGGAACTGCGTCTCTGAATGATGTGCTTCAAGAATCTCTTTCCCGGGCTTTGAGCCAACAGAAGTTCTGAAACGTTCCAACTCTTGTTTGAGTCTTTCCAAATCATGGGTCTCTAAAGCAGTCAAATTTTTGATCCTCTTGTCACTGTTCCATTTGTGAGTATTGTAAATTGTGCGAAGTGATTCTTTGAACATTTCATCGGCATACTTTTCCAAATCAGAACTCAGTTTCGGTTTGGTGATTAATTCTGCTTGAGCCGCATGAGAATGTTTGTAGAATTTTCCTCCCGGGACCATCGGCACCAGGCTCAAATTTGGAGGCAGCGATTCTCCTGATTTGCCATTGAGAAGTGTCTGACTCTTGACCACATCCATATTGGGAATAAAATTCATCGGATTGTACATGTCTCCATTTTCTTGCTGGGGATTATGTTGCTGCGCCCCTATTTGCGTCAGCGAGTCAACGTAATTTTGAATATGTATTGGTGCAGGACTGACATTAGCTTCTGGTCTAGGTGTCACCAGACCCCCAGGTGTGCTAAAGATTGGAAACGGTGTGGTAACCACAGCACCACCGTAAGGATTTATAGGAATTGTGTTGACAGCTTGGAAATTAGGATTTACTATCTCGACATGCTGCGTTCCTACTACTGGTAGCTGTGCTTTTACAACCGGTACCTGGATTGCattaattgtattataattattgttactaGTACTTGGAACATTGTCTCTGCCATAGACTGTTTGGTACTGCAGCCGATTGTAAACATTTTGCTGTCCATTATTCTGAAGCTGTTGCAATTGTTGCCAAGTATTTGCTAAAATATTATTGCCTACGTTTGTAATCTGAGATTGCTGGTACTGTTGCTGCTGGTTCAGATTCATAGGAATCGCTGGAGTTGCGTGGATAAAACCTTGTACTACTTGGGCCGGAACGTATGTCTTGACTTTACCatcattattgtcatttttgaaTACCGGATAAGCGTTAGCTTGTAGCTGTGGCCTCACGACTTGTGAACTAATTTGAGTGCtagcaaaataattattgttctgATTATTCGTTGATCCCGAATGCTGTTGGGAACTTTGAGTTTGCTGAGACCCTCCATTGCCGACAGAGAAACTAGCTGATGTTAAATACTGCCCATTGGATGCCGCGTAAGTATTTTTCTTCTGTGGATCATTTTGTCCTGCATAACTATAAGTGGGCATTGTAGGCTGAACATTTTGCCCATTCAGCCCGTTAGGATTGACAACAATATTGTAATTAGTGTGCACGGGTGTTTGATAGAGCGGTTGGGCGGTAGAAATTGTCGAATGGGGATAGAATAGCTGCATGTTAGGTGTAACCATAGATTTAGGTGATACAGTGCTCTGCACTGCTGACAAACCATGTGCTGTAGGGGTCATCGTCAACATTGGCGTTGCTGTGCTGGGATAGTAGCTTTTAATATTGGGCGTGTATTTATTGTGGACTGGCTGATGAACCAAAACCGTCTGCACGGGATTCTGGAAGGAATTTTGGCCAACAACGATATCTGGAACAGCTGTCGAGTAGGCATAATTtccattattaaaattctgagCATGTTTTACGCCTTGAGGCAGATTCTGTATATTCAGGGGCTGGATACTGCTGACCAAAGGAGCTGCTGTGCTGATAACTGATCCAGAAGAAACGAAACCAGGCATTCCGACATTGGTCATGTCAAAACCTTGACTATTGCCCAGAGCAGTCGCGTGATCGAAATGAGTAATCGGAACGAGGTTCAGATTAACTGGTACCAGGACGTTTGACTTATCAGCTTGACCCAATTCGTATCCGTTGGATTGTGAGAATTCAACGTTGGGTCCAACTTGACTCcaactatttttattctcttgattattattattattattattgttgttattattattattattgtcattattgttattattattatctctcTCGTGTTCCCTTACGTCCTCCTCGGAACTTTCTTGGCTCGGCTGTTCCTCGCTCCAATAATTCTGCTTCGGTTTGTTCCGATGTAACTTCGGACGCGTTGAGGTTTGTTTCTTCGATTCACTCGAATCACCTCGGTGCTCCTTCGGCAGCTTACGCGAGGACTCGGAATAAGGCTTTCGTCGGCTCTTGTGAAGTCTGCGCGGTCGTTCggttatttcataataatcaGAGTCCTCGCCTGAAAAGTCTTCATTTCTGTCATAACGATCTTCAGACATACTTTTTTGGTACTTAAAGGATGATTCGGTGGTAGTCGATTCCGGAACTTTGGCAGTATATTGGGACGAACCTTGAGAGTAGCTGTGAGCAGTTGGTCCCACTACAATCGGCGAAGGTTTTGAGTTACGATTATTTTGATAAGTCGGCCCAATTGGCGCTGCGGGTTTCCAACTGCTATGAGTATTTTCTGCATCATAACTCGATGGCGGCAAATTCGTTGATCTCTGTCGCGTAACACTTTCGCTAAAAATATCATAATCAGATGCAACACCGTGGTGATTGCGTACTTTCTCttgttcataatttttttttaccgtatCCTGTATGTTACCATAATTTTGCGAATAATAATGAGAATAATGCTCGGGATTTTTATTCTGATTGTCTCCATAAGCCATTATGTTGTCAATCTGCTTCATCCGTTCTTTTTGACGGAAGTAAGAAAAGTTTTTCGTTGGAATTTTGTCTGACTTTGTCtccttatttttttgaaacgttTCGTAGAATTCATTGTAGTTGGCAACCGCTGGAGTTTTATCATTTACTTTGAGAATTTCAAATTCCTCTTGGTCATTTTGGACATCAAATGAACGTCTGTTTCCCCCAGGATGAGG
The Microplitis mediator isolate UGA2020A chromosome 6, iyMicMedi2.1, whole genome shotgun sequence genome window above contains:
- the LOC130670076 gene encoding homeobox protein 5-like isoform X2, with protein sequence MLFYYVILLLLYWPSANGSEDVADQVAVASGNSDLAGSKNESHEIVGSLSSAERNDTTINSENLNGFVTMTGSSTPFTSDFTSEQEKVSSAETKKPSTKAPFRINVSNDSMTDFSAEARILMNLPHPGGNRRSFDVQNDQEEFEILKVNDKTPAVANYNEFYETFQKNKETKSDKIPTKNFSYFRQKERMKQIDNIMAYGDNQNKNPEHYSHYYSQNYGNIQDTVKKNYEQEKVRNHHGVASDYDIFSESVTRQRSTNLPPSSYDAENTHSSWKPAAPIGPTYQNNRNSKPSPIVVGPTAHSYSQGSSQYTAKVPESTTTESSFKYQKSMSEDRYDRNEDFSGEDSDYYEITERPRRLHKSRRKPYSESSRKLPKEHRGDSSESKKQTSTRPKLHRNKPKQNYWSEEQPSQESSEEDVREHERDNNNNNNDNNNNNNNNNNNNNNQENKNSWSQVGPNVEFSQSNGYELGQADKSNVLVPVNLNLVPITHFDHATALGNSQGFDMTNVGMPGFVSSGSVISTAAPLVSSIQPLNIQNLPQGVKHAQNFNNGNYAYSTAVPDIVVGQNSFQNPVQTVLVHQPVHNKYTPNIKSYYPSTATPMLTMTPTAHGLSAVQSTVSPKSMVTPNMQLFYPHSTISTAQPLYQTPVHTNYNIVVNPNGLNGQNVQPTMPTYSYAGQNDPQKKNTYAASNGQYLTSASFSVGNGGSQQTQSSQQHSGSTNNQNNNYFASTQISSQVVRPQLQANAYPVFKNDNNDGKVKTYVPAQVVQGFIHATPAIPMNLNQQQQYQQSQITNVGNNILANTWQQLQQLQNNGQQNVYNRLQYQTVYGRDNVPSTSNNNYNTINAIQVPVVKAQLPVVGTQHVEIVNPNFQAVNTIPINPYGGAVVTTPFPIFSTPGGLVTPRPEANVSPAPIHIQNYVDSLTQIGAQQHNPQQENGDMYNPMNFIPNMDVVKSQTLLNGKSGESLPPNLSLVPMVPGGKFYKHSHAAQAELITKPKLSSDLEKYADEMFKESLRTIYNTHKWNSDKRIKNLTALETHDLERLKQELERFRTSVGSKPGKEILEAHHSETQFHTADPGRLKRPGLSVAAIEELFKADFKLPNQFSGDSHSSASKPSSDNVKLSDYLTPPRVNSFVSKSPFVDSKPNKKRPSKRPHPRPNNSRPGSLETSASNHVSHSYRRPNFGRGSHHVPKQSPA
- the LOC130670076 gene encoding homeobox protein 5-like isoform X1, which gives rise to MLFYYVILLLLYWPSANGSEDVADQVAVASGNSDLAGSKNESHEIVGSLSSAERNDTTINSENLNGFVTMTGSSTPFTSDFTSEQEKVSSAETKKPSTKAPFRINVSNDSMTDFSAEARILMNLPHPGGNRRSFDVQNDQEEFEILKVNDKTPAVANYNEFYETFQKNKETKSDKIPTKNFSYFRQKERMKQIDNIMAYGDNQNKNPEHYSHYYSQNYGNIQDTVKKNYEQEKVRNHHGVASDYDIFSESVTRQRSTNLPPSSYDAENTHSSWKPAAPIGPTYQNNRNSKPSPIVVGPTAHSYSQGSSQYTAKVPESTTTESSFKYQKSMSEDRYDRNEDFSGEDSDYYEITERPRRLHKSRRKPYSESSRKLPKEHRGDSSESKKQTSTRPKLHRNKPKQNYWSEEQPSQESSEEDVREHERDNNNNNNDNNNNNNNNNNNNNNQENKNSWSQVGPNVEFSQSNGYELGQADKSNVLVPVNLNLVPITHFDHATALGNSQGFDMTNVGMPGFVSSGSVISTAAPLVSSIQPLNIQNLPQGVKHAQNFNNGNYAYSTAVPDIVVGQNSFQNPVQTVLVHQPVHNKYTPNIKSYYPSTATPMLTMTPTAHGLSAVQSTVSPKSMVTPNMQLFYPHSTISTAQPLYQTPVHTNYNIVVNPNGLNGQNVQPTMPTYSYAGQNDPQKKNTYAASNGQYLTSASFSVGNGGSQQTQSSQQHSGSTNNQNNNYFASTQISSQVVRPQLQANAYPVFKNDNNDGKVKTYVPAQVVQGFIHATPAIPMNLNQQQQYQQSQITNVGNNILANTWQQLQQLQNNGQQNVYNRLQYQTVYGRDNVPSTSNNNYNTINAIQVPVVKAQLPVVGTQHVEIVNPNFQAVNTIPINPYGGAVVTTPFPIFSTPGGLVTPRPEANVSPAPIHIQNYVDSLTQIGAQQHNPQQENGDMYNPMNFIPNMDVVKSQTLLNGKSGESLPPNLSLVPMVPGGKFYKHSHAAQAELITKPKLSSDLEKYADEMFKESLRTIYNTHKWNSDKRIKNLTALETHDLERLKQELERFRTSVGSKPGKEILEAHHSETQFHTADPGRLKRPGLSVAAIEELFKADFKLPNQFSGDSHSSASKPSSDNVKLSDYLTPPRVNSFVSKSPFVDSKPNKKRPSKRPHPRPNNSRPGSLETSASNHVSHSYRRPNFGRGSHHGDYRGMGNYFDNYPTFTTSSPDLDFLQFPNNRQHDNTWDINHPRMHNLLGLLMKNKQLPSGTTPTLMDDENYQQFINYDRRRMYNEAMKHNNQINSASFQPVSRPDYHHHQ